The window GAAATATGGCTTTGTGGCGGTTGCGGCTGGCGAAGGGCTGAACGGCGTGTTCACCGACCTTGGCTGCGACACCGTCGTCCAGGGCGGCCAGACCATGAACCCGTCTACCAACGATATCCTGTATGCCATCGACGCCACGCCGTCCGAGATCGTGTTCGTATTCCCGAACAACAAGAACATCATCATGGCTGCCGAACAAGCGGTCCCGCTTTCGGAAAAGCGGGTAATCGTGATTCCCACCAAGAACATCCCGCAAGGCATCTCGGCGCTGCTGGCCTTTGACCCGGACAGCGAAGCGCAGGCCAACATCCAAGCAATGGAAGGCGCGATTGCTGGTGTACGGGCTGGACAGATCACCTATGCAGCCCGCAACTCGGAGTTTGACGGCAAGAAGATCAAGGAAGGCGAGTATCTGGCGCTGTGCGAAGGTAAGCTTTGTGCAAACTCCAAAAAGCCGCTGGATGCCGTGAAAAAACTCGCCCGCGAAATGGTGCAGGATGACAGTGCTTTTGCAACGATCATCTTCGGCGAGGGCGTTTCGGAAGAAGATGCCGCCAAGGTGGAGGAAATCTTCCACAAGGAAAACCGTGATTTGGAGATCACGGTCATTGACGGCGGCCAGCCGGTTTACTATTATATTATTTCAGTGGAATAATGCATTTCTTTGGCGGGGACTTCCCCGCCAAAGTTTTGCCGAAAAAAGGCCACCAAGAATCGATTAAAGAAGGTATTGCATGTCTATTTTTGATATTTTTGCAAAGTTAGAGAAAGAAAAAGCCGAGCGGGAAAGCGCTGCCGGTCCGGTCGAATGGCTGGTCGTCGGTCTGGGCAATCCGGGGAGCAAGTACAACGGCACCCGCCACAATGCAGGTTTTCGCGCCCTGGAGCACTACTGCGCCAAGACCGGCCAGCGCATTGACAAAATGAAATTCAAAGCTCTGGTCGGAGAAGGTTCGCTCGGCGGCGCACGGGTTTTGTTTATCAAGCCGCAGACGTTTATGAACCTGTCCGGCGAAGCGGTACGCGATGCCGCTTCGTTCTATAAAATCGCGCCCGACCATATCATCGTATTATCCGACGACATCTCGCTCGATGTGGGACGCATTCGCGTGCGTGCCAAGGGTTCGGCCGGCGGACAGAACGGCTTGAAAAACATCATCTATCATCTGTCTTCCGATCAGTTCCCCCGCGTGAAGATCGGCGTGGGCGCCAAGCCGCATCCCGACTATGATCTGGCCGATTGGGTCCTCTCCCGCTTCACGGCCGATGAACAGGAAGGCATTGACCATGCGGTCGACCGCGCCATGCAGGCGGTCGAAGAAATCATCCGCAATGGCCCAGCCAGCGCCGCACAGCTTTACAACGGAAAAGGTTAATAAGAGCCCCCGATGGTCTTTTGAACCGGTCCAGTAAAAATGGACAGTGACAAAAACCCCCTGATGTAGGAAAATAGACTACATCAGGGGGTTTTGTCATGGAGAAACGAAAATACACACACATTCAAGTGCTGTTGCCAGAAATCAAGGCTATGCTGGCAGCGGGGAAAACCCAGCGGGAAGTTGCAGAATATTACGGTTTTCAGGATAAGCAGGTGATAAAAAGTCTACTTAAGCGTGAACGGAGGAAAGAACGTATGTTAGAAGCTGGCATCCTTGCGCGGCCCCAAGGGCGGCCAAGAACAAATGCCGCACCAAGAGATATTATAACCGAGCAGGCACATGAGATCCAGCGACTTCGTATGGAGAATAAGCTGCTGCGGGATTTTCTGCACTGCATAGGAAGGAAGTGAGGGCAAAGGTAAAATATCACATTATATATCGTCACAGAGCAGAGTATTCCGTGGCAGTTATGTGCAAATTCTTTGGAGTATCCAGAAGCGGATACTATGCCTTCGTCCATCGCCTTGGTAAGCCGGAGAAGGACGCAGCTCTTGCAGAACTAATTGGACAACAGCGGGAACGCAGCTTCCGCACCTACGGCTACCGGCGGATGTGTCTATGGCTGAAGAACCAGAATATTTTCTGTAATCCAAAAACAGTGCTGCGAATTATGAAGAAATATGATCTGCTCTCAGAAATCCGCCGACGCAGGAAATGGCAGCAGATGGGGCAGCAGCTCCACAAGTACGAGAATCTGCTAAGCAGGCAGTTTCAGGCCGACAAGCCCAACAGCAAATGGGTAACGGACATCTCCTACATCCACACTAAGCAGGGCGTACTGTACCTGTCCATGATCCGGGATCTCTATGACAACAGTATTGTGGCTTACAAAACCGGAACGGAACAAACGGTGAATCTGGTTCTGGACACCATTCGTCTGGCAATGAAGCAAGAGAAAAAGAGGGCCGCTGCAGAGTTGCAGCTCCACAGCGACCAGGGTGCTCAGTACGCCTCACAAGCATATTTTGAGCTAACTCAAACATACGGCATTACGCCATCTATGTCAAGACGTGGAAATCCTTATGACAACGCTATGGCGGAAAATTTCTTCTCTATCCTCAAAACAGAGTGCATCTACCGCCACAAACCGGCTACCTTCTCGCAAGCCAATGAAATGATTGACCGCTACATCTACTTTTACAACCATGAGCGCATCCAGCTAAAGACTGGAGAAGCGCCGCTTACGCGACGCCTCTCCACTTAAAACTCAATCTTTCCTACCAGGGCTCTTTTTTATACTGTCCGCACAATCTGGGGCAGTCCATTTGACCGTCGGGGGCTTTCACTTCTCCCCTGCCCGCCGCATAGGCTGGTGCAGGGAGGTGAAAATGATGAAACAAATCCGTGCAACCGTGCGAGAAGTACGGGATACCAATCTTTTGGTGTATGACTGGTGCAGCAAACAGGATATTCTGGTGCATACGCCGCAGGCCCTTTGTTATTGCTATGGTGATCGTCTGTGCATCCAGTACAGCGGCGTGATGACCATGAGCATCCCACCGCAGATTACTGCTACGCGCATCCGCCGCCTGCGGCCGCATGGCTGCTGACCTTGCCTGCCCTCTGGCAGGCTTACTTAACCGCTTACAAAGTTCTGTTTTCTCCCGATTTTACAAATATCTTACCTAATTTATGCGTTTTCATGCGTTCTGATTGTTTAACTGTATTTTTTCGGTATTTTTACGCATTGACGGAAATTTCTTCAAAGGATATAATACAATGTAGGATACCGGCTGCCGCCGGTTTGTTCGAAGAGGAGGATGTTGTATGAATTTGCAGGGCCACCCGCTGCTCCGTACCGATAGTTATGGTAAGATTTTTTTATATTGCACACATACCGATTGCGCCTGTGTTCCCCGGCATCGGATTCGTTTATCCGAGCCTGTCAAACCTGATCTTTTGTTGCAGGCTGTCAAGGATTCCTTGCTGCGTTTTCCGTTTATGATCGTGGGCATCGAAGCGACCGATACCCAATATGTATATCGTTTGCTGGCCGAAGATCCGGTTGTTCTGCCGTTCGATGGCTGCTCCACGCGATACGCCATCGGCTCGCCGGATACCCACGGATATTTGTTCCTGGTCGGCTTCCATGGCAATGAAATCTTCATGGAATATCAACACAGCATCAGCGATGGCCGCGGCTTTGAAGAATTTATTCGCTGTGTTCTGTTTACATACCTGCGTTTATGCGGACATCCGGTCGAAAACGATGGGACCATTCGCACCCTGGATTCGATCTATACCTTTGAAGAAAATGAAGATGCCTATCAGCATCTGGACCGAGAATATTCCTCGAAAGGCATTTATCAAAAGCCAGAAGCGCTGCATGCCGACGAACTCAGCGACTTGGGGGATGCACCCGAAATCGTTACCGAAATCACCTTCCCCTTCCAGCAGCTTCGGGAGGCGGCGCACCGCTATCATGTTTCTCCGCTGACCATCCTCTCCCCTCTGTTCTGCCGCGCCTTTTATTCCAAATTCGGCCATGGTTCGGAAAAGCCGGTCATTGCTCAGATTCCGGTCGATTTGCGGCCCTATGTGCCCAGTGTGACCAGCCGGTATTTTATCTGCTTTGTCGATCTGCCGTATGAGGCTTCTTATGAATCGTTGCCGCTCGAACAGGTCTTTCAAAAGACCAAGGCCTTTCTGGATGAACAAATCGAGCCGGAAAAACTGCTGTACCGAGCCAAGGCTGCCAGCGATGCCTGCCTGAATCTTCATAACGAAAACATCCCCCTGGCGGAAAAAGAAAAGCGCGCCAGTGAGATGATTCATAATTTCGTCCATGCCGACAGCTTTATCATCACCAATGTCGGCGCCTTCAAGCTGCCGCCGTCCATGCACCCCTATGTTTTGGATTATGGCGCGGTATTGCCCAGTGCTTCCCAGCCGTATGGCTTGCTCATCAGCTCGTATAACGGCAAAATGAAACTGTCCGTAGCCCAGCATGACCACGATTTGCAGGTCTGCTCGACCATGGTCCGCCTGCTGTCTGAAATCGGTGTACAAGCCCATACCAACAGCTATCCGTTTGTTGTGACCCGGTTCAGCGGACAGGAAGCTTGCCGGAAACCGTTTACTTTATAAGAAATATCGCTGCTCACAACCGGAGCGGGTACAGCCGATGGATGTTTCCATGGTTCCCCCGCTCCGGTTGTATCCTTTTTTATCGAATGGGATGATCGTAATCCGCGCCCAGCGCTTCCAAATGCGACAGGGTGCGTTCCAAAACCTCATCATCCGGTGACTGCGCGCTGCATGCCAGAACCGCCTGCTGTTCTTCTTCCGACAAAGCAAAAAAAGCGTTCATCGCACGGGTACTGTGTCCCATACGATACAGCAGCTCTTCCGGACGGCGCGGTGTGGGTGTGTCTTCCATGGCACTCCCCTCCTTTCACATCCAGTGTCACCCTTGTTTTGCCGCAGCATACGGAAAAATACGCAGAGGGTTAAATTTTTTCGGCCTATGTGGTATAATAACCGCATAGCAACGGTTGATTTGTTTTTCAGCCGACAAGGAGTGTTTATGAAATCTATCCCCCGACTGGCTGCCACCCTTTTGGCAGCGTCTGTTTTGATGTTGCCGTCCGGTTGCCGGTCTGCATCCACGCCTGCTTCCAGTGCGTCATCACCTGAAAATGAATTGTATACCGAAAACGCACCCGACGGCACCGTAGTCCTGCAAATCACAGCCGATTCGCCCGATGTGGCCTCGTATGTCACCGAAGAAGCCGCTCAAGCGATCCAAACATACTATGACGAGCTTTATGCGGCAGAAACCGAACAATGGCAACTGGAATTGGCCGATTTTGCACGGGAGGAGTATGCCCAATCGCAGGAGCAAAATCAGGTGTTCCGTCCCTACGCGATTGAGGAACACTATTCCATTGTGCGAAATGATGACACCTATCTTTGCATCCAGCGCATCCGGCAAAGTTATACTGGCGGCGCCCAGGAGGAAGAACAGGTCTTTTGTGAAAATTTTTATAAAAAAGATGGCTCTTTGGTAGCTCTAGCCGACCTTTTTCAGCCGGATATCGATTATACCAGCACTTTACTTTCTCTGCTGTCCGAGGAACTGGACCAGCGGATGCAGGCGGGTGAAATCACATACGAGGCTGACGCCAAAGAAAATCTAAAGCAAGGTCTGACCGATGGACATTTTTCTCTGACTGAGGATAGCCTGGTCTTTGTATATCCCTGTTATACCTTGGCCCCTTATGCAGCAGGGCCCCAGTTTTTTGAAATCCCTTTCACCGCATTGGAAGGTTTGTTGTGTACGTCTTGACATGGAGGAATTATGGCATTACAAAAAAATAAAGTATATCATGCAGAATTTACCGGTTATACCGCAGAAGGGTCGGCCGTTGCACACATTGACGGCATGACGGTTTTTGTTCCCGGCGGGGCTGTTGGCGATCAATGTGATGTGAAAATCCTCAAAGTGACCAAACGGCTTGCCTATGGGAAAATCGAACGTATCCGAGTGCGTTCTAAGCACCGTATCGAGCCGGCTTGTCCGCATGCGGATAAATGTGGGGGCTGTTGCTATCAGCACCTGACCTATGAAGAGGAATTGCGCGCCAAGGCTCGCAAGGTTTCCGATGCTTTACAGCGCATCGGCGGCCTGCCGGATATTTTACAAGGCATCACTGGTTCGGAACATATTACCCACTATCGTAACAAAGCACAGTTCCCGGTTGCCGATACCGAAAATGGCCCTTGCACGGGATTTTTCCGCCCGCGCAGCCATGATATCATCCCGGTATCCGATTGTCTGATTACCGATTTGGTCGCCAACCAGATTGCTTCTTTGGTATGCGACTGGATGAAAGAATATGACATCCCTGCATATCAGGAAACAACCCATACCGGTCTGATTCGGCATATCTATGTACGTACTGGCGTCGCGAGCGGCGAAGCCCATCTCTGCCTGATTGCGACTCGCGCCAAGCTGCCACATACTCAGGAACTGATCACACAGCTGACGCAGGCAGTTCCTTCCCTGACCGGTATTGTTCTGAATGTCAATAAGCGGACCGATAATGTGATTTTGGGCGATCGTACCCTCCTCCTTTGGGGTATGGAAGAGTTGGAAGACATTCTGTGCGGCCACGTATTCCGGCTTTCACCGCACGCATTTTATCAAGTCAATCATGCGCAGGCCGAACGGTTATATGCCTGTGCGCTGGAGTTTGCTCAATTGACGGGGCAGGAAACGGTCATGGACCTTTACTGCGGAGCCGGTACCATCACGTTAACGCTTGCGGAACATGCAGCGCATGTCATCGGTGTGGAAATCGTTCCAGAAGCCATTGAAAATGCGAAACTAAACGCTGCACGAAACGATGTACAAAATGTAGAGTTTCTCTGCGCCGATGCTGGCCAGGCGGCTATGATGTTTGCAGCCCGGCAGGAGCATCCCGATGTTTTAACGGTTGATCCGCCTCGCAAAGGACTGAGTACCGAAGCCATTGATGCCATTGTACAGATGGCACCCTCCCGCGTTGTATATGTGTCCTGTGACCCGGCAACCTTGGCACGGGATTGCAAGCTGTTTTGTGCGCAGGGCTATCAAGCGGTCCGCGCGCAGGCATTCGATCTGTTCCCCCGCACCCATCATGTGGAGACGGTAGTACTTTTGTCCAAACTTAATGCCAAGCAGCATATCGAGGTGGAGCTGAATCTGGACGAGCTGGATTTGACATCGGCGGAGAGCAAAGCCACCTATGATGAGATCAAAGCGTATGTGCTGGAGCATACCGGTCTGAAAGTCAGCCACCTTTATATCGCCCAGGTCAAACAGAAGTATGGCATTATCGAGCGGGAAAACTATAATAAACCGAAGTCTGAGAATTCCAGACAGCCGAAATGCCCACCGGAAAAGGAAGCGGCAATTATGGAGGCATTGAAGCATTTTCAAATGCTTGAATAGGGATCGTTTCTTAATGAAAGACCAACTGCTATGATGGCGGGCGGTCTTTCATTCAAGTTGGTATTACTAGCGAAATAGTATGATTTTGGAATTGTTTGCGATTGATTCCCTTTGTTGACGGTCGCGCTCATCTAGGGTACAATTATACTGGGTTGTTATAATAAGTTGAAATGAGGTATTAGACTATGGCTAAGGCCACTAAAAAAGATAAAGAGGTAACTTTGGAAACAGTTCTGTGGAACTGCCGCGTGGCCTTGCGTGGTGTTGGTAGCACGGAGAAAAACAGGGATGCCGTGATTGGGCTGGCATTTTTGAAATTTGCTGGAGATAAATTTGAAAAGCGCCGCGCGGAACTTTTAGCACAGTATGGCGACATTCCCGTGTTCCTAGAGAAGCCTTCTTTCTATAACGCGGTAAATGTATTCTATCTGAAAGAAACAGCGCGTTGGTTCTACATTGTCAAGAATGCAGGAGCAAATGATATTGCTGTGATTTTGGATCAGGCAATGGCTGATATTGAGGAAGCCAATCCTTCGCTGAAAGGCGCATTACTGCAAAACTTCTATGCAACTTTGGGAGCGCCTAAAGAAAAAATCAAAACATTGATTGATGAAGTCAATAAAATCTCGGAATCTCGATTTCACGAAGAAGATCTTATTGGTCGCGTTTATGAGTATTTTTTGCAGATTTATGCTGCCAGTGGCACCAAGGAAGATGGCGAATTCTATACGCCCGCTTGTGTGGTAAAGCTGATTGCAGAAATGATTGAGCCATTTAGCGGAACAGTCTATGATCCTTGCTGTGGTTCCGGCGGAATGTTTGTGCAATCGCATAAATTTGTCGAACGCCATCAGGGGAATCGGGCCAATATTTCTGTTGTTGGCCAAGAGAGTGTACCGGATACTTGGCGTCTTTGCAAGATGAATTTAGCGATTCGAGGAATTTCACATGATTTAGGCGAAAAGAACGCTTCTACGTTTACTGACGATCAGCATAAAGATCGAAAATTTGATTTTATTATGGCAAATCCACCGTTCAATCTCAAAGGGTGGCGCGGAGAAGACGAATTGTTGGATGATCCTCGGTGGAATGGCTATGTAGTTCCTCGCGCTTCTAATGCAAACTATGCTTGGATTCTTCATATTATTTCTAAATTGGATGTTAATCACGGTATTGCAGGCTTCTTACTGGCTAATGGAGCATTAAATGATCCTGATGAATATGAGAATCGGAAACGCCTTTTGATGAATGATAAAGTAGAGGCAATTATTGTCCTGCCGCGTGATATGTTTTATACCACCGATATTTCGGTGACTCTCTGGATTGTTAATATGAATAAAACGGCTCGAACCGTGAATGGACGCCAATTACGAGATCGCAGCGGTGAAGTTTTGTTTATGGATCTACGCCGTTGGGATAGTAATGTTGAAGAGATTGTCATCGATAAAGGGAAAAAGAAGAAAAAGACTGTCTTGACTGATGAGCAAATTGCTGAAGCAAAACGAATTTATAACAATTGGCAATCAACTGACACATCTTTATATCAGGATGTGCCTGAGCTATGTAAGGCTGTTAAGGTATTGAAAAAAGACAAAGTAGATCCGAATGATCTTTCTATTGAAGAAAAGGATTGGGCCCTTGCTCCTAGCAAATATATCGAATTTATCGATCATGATTTGGATATTGACTATGATAGCGAAATGGCCAGAATTCAGAATGAAATGCGTCTTCTGATGACCTCTGAGGAACTCTCTCAGTCTATGTTGAAAGATGCTTTTAAGGGGATTGGATATGAAATCAACTAAGCTTGGCACATATATAGAGCAATGTGATTCCAGGAATACTAATAGAAAATATGGGGCAGGCGCAGTAGTTGGATTATCCACACAAAAGCAGGTTATTAGAACAAAGGCGGATTTATCAGGTGTAAATTTAGCTTCTTATAAGCTGATGCCACCAAAGGCATTTGCGTATGTCCCTGATACTTCACGCCGTGGCGATAAAATGTCGTTAGCGTATAACTCGTCAGCAGAGACATACCTTGTTTCATCTATCTCCATTGTGTTTTTTGTTTGCGAGAATTGTGGCCTAATGTCAGATTATCTCTTTATGTATTTTAATCGCCCAGAGTTCGATCGATATACTCGCTTCAATTCTTGGGGGTCTGCCCGTGAGACCTTCTCATGGGAGGATATGTG of the Intestinibacillus sp. Marseille-P6563 genome contains:
- the pth gene encoding aminoacyl-tRNA hydrolase, translated to MSIFDIFAKLEKEKAERESAAGPVEWLVVGLGNPGSKYNGTRHNAGFRALEHYCAKTGQRIDKMKFKALVGEGSLGGARVLFIKPQTFMNLSGEAVRDAASFYKIAPDHIIVLSDDISLDVGRIRVRAKGSAGGQNGLKNIIYHLSSDQFPRVKIGVGAKPHPDYDLADWVLSRFTADEQEGIDHAVDRAMQAVEEIIRNGPASAAQLYNGKG
- a CDS encoding imidazolonepropionase, producing the protein MEKRKYTHIQVLLPEIKAMLAAGKTQREVAEYYGFQDKQVIKSLLKRERRKERMLEAGILARPQGRPRTNAAPRDIITEQAHEIQRLRMENKLLRDFLHCIGRK
- a CDS encoding IS3 family transposase, which produces MAVMCKFFGVSRSGYYAFVHRLGKPEKDAALAELIGQQRERSFRTYGYRRMCLWLKNQNIFCNPKTVLRIMKKYDLLSEIRRRRKWQQMGQQLHKYENLLSRQFQADKPNSKWVTDISYIHTKQGVLYLSMIRDLYDNSIVAYKTGTEQTVNLVLDTIRLAMKQEKKRAAAELQLHSDQGAQYASQAYFELTQTYGITPSMSRRGNPYDNAMAENFFSILKTECIYRHKPATFSQANEMIDRYIYFYNHERIQLKTGEAPLTRRLST
- a CDS encoding DUF3298 and DUF4163 domain-containing protein, translating into MKSIPRLAATLLAASVLMLPSGCRSASTPASSASSPENELYTENAPDGTVVLQITADSPDVASYVTEEAAQAIQTYYDELYAAETEQWQLELADFAREEYAQSQEQNQVFRPYAIEEHYSIVRNDDTYLCIQRIRQSYTGGAQEEEQVFCENFYKKDGSLVALADLFQPDIDYTSTLLSLLSEELDQRMQAGEITYEADAKENLKQGLTDGHFSLTEDSLVFVYPCYTLAPYAAGPQFFEIPFTALEGLLCTS
- the rlmD gene encoding 23S rRNA (uracil(1939)-C(5))-methyltransferase RlmD — protein: MALQKNKVYHAEFTGYTAEGSAVAHIDGMTVFVPGGAVGDQCDVKILKVTKRLAYGKIERIRVRSKHRIEPACPHADKCGGCCYQHLTYEEELRAKARKVSDALQRIGGLPDILQGITGSEHITHYRNKAQFPVADTENGPCTGFFRPRSHDIIPVSDCLITDLVANQIASLVCDWMKEYDIPAYQETTHTGLIRHIYVRTGVASGEAHLCLIATRAKLPHTQELITQLTQAVPSLTGIVLNVNKRTDNVILGDRTLLLWGMEELEDILCGHVFRLSPHAFYQVNHAQAERLYACALEFAQLTGQETVMDLYCGAGTITLTLAEHAAHVIGVEIVPEAIENAKLNAARNDVQNVEFLCADAGQAAMMFAARQEHPDVLTVDPPRKGLSTEAIDAIVQMAPSRVVYVSCDPATLARDCKLFCAQGYQAVRAQAFDLFPRTHHVETVVLLSKLNAKQHIEVELNLDELDLTSAESKATYDEIKAYVLEHTGLKVSHLYIAQVKQKYGIIERENYNKPKSENSRQPKCPPEKEAAIMEALKHFQMLE
- a CDS encoding class I SAM-dependent DNA methyltransferase, producing the protein MAKATKKDKEVTLETVLWNCRVALRGVGSTEKNRDAVIGLAFLKFAGDKFEKRRAELLAQYGDIPVFLEKPSFYNAVNVFYLKETARWFYIVKNAGANDIAVILDQAMADIEEANPSLKGALLQNFYATLGAPKEKIKTLIDEVNKISESRFHEEDLIGRVYEYFLQIYAASGTKEDGEFYTPACVVKLIAEMIEPFSGTVYDPCCGSGGMFVQSHKFVERHQGNRANISVVGQESVPDTWRLCKMNLAIRGISHDLGEKNASTFTDDQHKDRKFDFIMANPPFNLKGWRGEDELLDDPRWNGYVVPRASNANYAWILHIISKLDVNHGIAGFLLANGALNDPDEYENRKRLLMNDKVEAIIVLPRDMFYTTDISVTLWIVNMNKTARTVNGRQLRDRSGEVLFMDLRRWDSNVEEIVIDKGKKKKKTVLTDEQIAEAKRIYNNWQSTDTSLYQDVPELCKAVKVLKKDKVDPNDLSIEEKDWALAPSKYIEFIDHDLDIDYDSEMARIQNEMRLLMTSEELSQSMLKDAFKGIGYEIN